A region from the Phycisphaerales bacterium genome encodes:
- a CDS encoding multidrug efflux SMR transporter: MAWVLLVLAGLFEVAWAVGLKQSNGLTRPWPTVLTIVALAASMALLAMAVRTIPIGTGYAVWVGIGALGTAIVGVVHFKEGVTPARLVFLGLLVVAIVGLKLASKEVRAGNGE; this comes from the coding sequence ATGGCGTGGGTGCTACTCGTGCTCGCCGGGCTGTTCGAGGTCGCGTGGGCCGTGGGGCTCAAGCAGTCGAACGGGCTGACGCGGCCTTGGCCGACGGTGCTGACGATCGTGGCCCTGGCGGCGAGCATGGCGTTGCTCGCGATGGCGGTGCGGACGATCCCGATCGGGACCGGTTACGCCGTGTGGGTCGGCATCGGGGCGCTCGGCACGGCGATCGTGGGCGTCGTCCACTTCAAGGAAGGCGTGACGCCCGCGAGGCTGGTATTCCTCGGGCTGCTCGTGGTGGCGATCGTGGGTCTGAAGTTGGCGTCGAAGGAGGTGAGAGCGGGAAATGGGGAATAG
- a CDS encoding DNA topoisomerase VI subunit B, with the protein MDAVLERTTTKKDGSMAKRAAGRGTKSKSRDLDTDSPSPDAGQRKPSRGSTAEQMALKQRDISVSEFFAKNRHLLGFDNPRKALLTTVKEAVDNSLDACEEAGILPHITVVIEDLEDAPATSNDATSKKKTGPSKSGRYRVTIVDNGPGIVRKQVENIFGRLLYGSKFHRLKMSRGQQGIGISAAGMYGLITTGKPMVIHTKPKKSAAAHHIELAMNTKTNRAEVTVDVETDDFPPRRLRSLTKGTKELAALGEMLGDDDHETGTSVSLELEGKYQKGRGSVDEFLELTAIANPHARIVFVPPSKESAPDEEDELITRSSAKKDDSEPDADSPVTASIPTTIETTETGGVTVFPRAIHELPPETKEIQPHPKGVELGILIQMLREAEIEKPGTTLYTVLQDKFSRVSPAAAGSLCKAIGVTSRTKVGDIDSALAEKLYREFQDAKFPPPPTDCLAPIGVRQLLAGLLKGVKAEFYAASSREAAIYRGRPFLIEAAIGFGGDLLADDSARVIRFANRVPLLYQQSACSSFKAVVETNWKNYDLQQPRTAAPVGPLVVMVHMASVWVPFTSESKEAIADYDEIRKEMKLALMECGRKLGTYLKKRAKMKRESMRRDVFERYIGEIAKAVEAINGTDAKNLYDALLAQAKKHTAIADQELDDEGRIVKARMDDAPDDDGVIIVDRGEYKDSQNQRRVVDSDSTPSNPLESSKAERARLKVASLAKADDDELFETKPSRGASPSGRAEKPTRNSKSTPPSTDPKSKSASKPGPTTVKSTTKAAPASPTSKSEPKPKAGSGNKLRMRLVNGKLVRVDNDGPALF; encoded by the coding sequence ATGGACGCCGTGCTCGAGCGGACAACAACCAAGAAGGATGGATCGATGGCGAAGCGCGCGGCGGGTCGTGGCACAAAGTCGAAATCTCGGGATCTGGACACAGACTCGCCATCCCCGGACGCGGGCCAGCGCAAGCCCTCCCGCGGCTCCACCGCCGAGCAGATGGCGCTCAAGCAGCGCGACATCTCCGTCAGCGAGTTCTTCGCCAAGAACCGCCACCTCCTCGGCTTCGACAACCCGCGAAAGGCCCTCCTCACCACCGTCAAGGAAGCCGTCGACAACTCTCTCGACGCCTGTGAGGAGGCGGGAATCCTCCCCCACATTACCGTCGTCATTGAGGATCTCGAGGACGCCCCAGCCACATCCAACGACGCCACATCGAAGAAGAAAACCGGCCCCAGCAAGAGCGGGCGTTACCGCGTCACCATCGTGGACAACGGGCCAGGCATCGTCCGAAAGCAGGTCGAGAACATCTTCGGGCGTCTCCTCTATGGCTCAAAGTTCCATCGTCTCAAGATGAGCCGCGGACAGCAGGGCATCGGCATCTCCGCCGCAGGGATGTACGGCCTGATCACCACCGGCAAGCCGATGGTCATCCATACCAAGCCGAAGAAATCCGCCGCCGCCCACCACATCGAACTCGCGATGAACACCAAGACCAACCGCGCCGAGGTCACGGTGGACGTCGAGACCGACGATTTCCCGCCTAGGCGCCTCCGCTCGCTCACCAAGGGGACCAAGGAACTCGCCGCTCTCGGCGAGATGCTCGGCGACGACGACCACGAGACCGGCACCAGCGTCAGCCTCGAACTCGAGGGCAAGTACCAGAAAGGCCGCGGCAGCGTCGACGAGTTCCTCGAACTCACCGCCATCGCCAACCCCCACGCCCGCATCGTCTTCGTCCCTCCAAGCAAGGAGTCAGCCCCGGACGAGGAGGACGAGCTCATCACACGCTCCTCGGCGAAGAAGGATGACTCGGAGCCCGATGCCGATTCTCCCGTCACCGCCTCGATCCCCACCACCATCGAAACGACCGAGACCGGCGGCGTCACCGTCTTCCCCCGCGCCATCCACGAACTCCCCCCGGAAACCAAAGAGATCCAGCCCCATCCCAAGGGCGTGGAACTCGGCATCCTCATCCAGATGCTCCGCGAGGCCGAGATCGAAAAACCGGGCACCACGCTCTACACCGTCCTGCAGGACAAGTTCAGCCGCGTGAGTCCCGCCGCCGCCGGCTCACTCTGCAAAGCCATTGGCGTCACGAGCCGCACCAAAGTCGGCGACATCGACTCCGCCCTCGCCGAGAAACTCTACCGCGAGTTCCAGGACGCCAAGTTCCCGCCGCCGCCGACCGACTGCCTCGCGCCGATCGGCGTCCGCCAACTCCTCGCCGGGCTGCTCAAAGGAGTCAAGGCCGAGTTCTACGCGGCGTCGTCGCGCGAGGCGGCGATCTATCGCGGGCGTCCCTTCCTCATCGAGGCCGCCATCGGCTTCGGTGGCGACCTCCTCGCCGACGACTCGGCCCGCGTCATCCGCTTCGCCAACCGCGTGCCCCTGCTCTACCAGCAGTCGGCGTGCTCGTCATTCAAGGCCGTCGTCGAGACCAACTGGAAAAACTACGACCTCCAGCAGCCCCGCACCGCCGCCCCCGTCGGCCCGCTCGTCGTCATGGTCCACATGGCCAGCGTCTGGGTCCCCTTCACCAGCGAGTCCAAGGAGGCCATCGCCGACTACGACGAGATCCGAAAGGAGATGAAACTCGCCCTCATGGAATGCGGGCGAAAACTCGGCACCTATCTCAAGAAGCGCGCGAAGATGAAACGCGAGTCCATGCGACGCGACGTCTTCGAGCGATACATCGGCGAGATCGCCAAGGCCGTCGAGGCGATCAACGGCACCGACGCCAAGAACCTCTACGACGCCCTCCTCGCCCAGGCCAAGAAGCACACCGCCATCGCCGACCAGGAACTCGACGACGAGGGCCGAATCGTCAAGGCCAGGATGGACGACGCCCCCGACGACGACGGCGTCATCATCGTCGATCGCGGCGAGTACAAAGACTCCCAGAACCAACGCCGCGTCGTTGACTCGGACTCCACGCCCTCCAATCCGCTCGAGTCCTCCAAAGCCGAGCGTGCCCGCCTCAAGGTCGCCTCGCTCGCCAAGGCCGACGACGACGAACTCTTCGAGACCAAGCCGAGCCGTGGTGCATCACCCTCCGGGCGTGCCGAAAAGCCCACACGCAACTCCAAGTCGACTCCTCCAAGCACAGATCCCAAGTCCAAGTCCGCTTCAAAGCCAGGGCCCACGACCGTGAAATCCACGACAAAGGCCGCACCCGCCTCGCCGACCTCGAAGAGCGAGCCAAAGCCAAAGGCCGGATCGGGCAACAAACTCCGCATGCGACTCGTCAACGGCAAACTCGTCCGCGTCGACAACGACGGCCCGGCGCTCTTCTAA
- the fliD gene encoding flagellar filament capping protein FliD yields the protein MSGITTGVGLFSGINSADLISQLLAVDGRPKVLAQRRIAQLQQTSAAYLDLNSRLSAMQTAISSFRTDKIFQSKSVSTSNPDALSATADATAAAGSYPLLVDRLVSTQQRLSRGFVTSNSTAVGASSITFESARARLDRDIALADLNGGAGIARGKINITDSANRAATVDLSRAVTVNDVLEAINANGTAQVTASVEGGRFVIRDNANGSLTIANGLNSTTAASLGIAGTATATITGSEVYSLGANTALTQINDGNGVRIRNTVGVGAGSVYDFKINLNDGGSTTSVLINLGDIYETIDDVLTKTEGQVSTVGGVIDRINEALQAAAVENGFGDQVVASINATTGGIDITDSSGTLTLSFEDYVGQNTTEDLGLVSPTAPSTTVSGRRILAGLNSTLTRNLGGGTGVGGDGTLNITARDGFAFSVNLDDEGSVSDVIAAIQSASGGRLRVALDSNGTGLIVNDLTGSTASNLIIEGTPGDDSAESLGLSTDATGVAASTLNSSNLQHRYITRSSSLLFTPTGQAIGTGAIRITDSQGANAEFTIDNATSTYGQLIDKINAANLTVSARINARGDGLELFENVAPGAEGTVKIKVEDVTGTVARRLNILGEATGTNADNHIDGSFEQTVTLSAADNLETVAQKINAANPGVRAAVIRDGSSSAPFRLSLASTQEGRAGRMIISSAFDFGFQTLDEGEDARVFFGASDPARGIAVTSSSNRIDSLLPGVKIDLRAPTAQAETVNVVSDSDAVREGVQSFVNAFNDVVSRITELTKYDQETEQKGALLGDGTTLNLRNDLYRTVQSAIVGASGTFRRLEDIGIRIGTGGKLEINQDRFDAAMAQDAQGVESLFTAREIASDQTIEISPGITARNPNFGSTLTTQGVAVQLEELAKKYVDSTSGTLTLRVQGVDAQIKIQNDQIARVDAKLVSRRQVLEAKFLAMEKTLGQLRNQQSALGSLGRG from the coding sequence ATGAGCGGCATCACCACGGGCGTCGGATTGTTCAGCGGTATCAACTCCGCCGACCTGATCAGCCAACTCCTTGCCGTGGACGGCAGGCCCAAGGTCCTGGCCCAGCGTCGCATCGCCCAACTCCAGCAGACCTCCGCAGCCTACCTCGACCTCAACTCACGCCTCTCGGCGATGCAAACCGCCATCTCCTCGTTCCGCACCGACAAGATCTTCCAGTCCAAGAGCGTCAGCACGTCCAACCCCGACGCCCTGAGCGCCACCGCCGACGCCACCGCCGCCGCCGGCAGTTACCCGCTCCTGGTCGATCGCCTCGTTTCGACCCAGCAGCGTCTCTCGCGCGGGTTCGTGACCTCAAACTCGACCGCAGTCGGCGCCTCGTCGATCACCTTCGAGTCCGCCCGCGCCCGCCTCGATCGCGACATCGCCCTCGCCGACCTCAATGGCGGCGCCGGCATCGCCCGCGGCAAGATCAACATCACCGACTCCGCCAATCGGGCCGCCACCGTCGATCTCTCGCGAGCCGTCACCGTCAACGACGTCCTCGAAGCCATCAACGCCAACGGCACGGCCCAGGTCACCGCGAGCGTCGAGGGCGGACGCTTCGTCATCCGCGACAACGCCAACGGCTCCCTCACCATCGCCAATGGCCTGAACTCCACCACCGCCGCCAGCCTCGGCATCGCCGGAACCGCCACAGCCACCATCACCGGCTCCGAGGTCTACTCCCTCGGCGCCAACACCGCCCTCACCCAGATCAATGACGGCAACGGCGTCCGCATCCGCAACACCGTCGGCGTCGGCGCGGGATCGGTCTACGACTTCAAGATCAACCTCAACGACGGTGGATCCACCACCAGTGTCCTCATCAACCTCGGCGACATCTACGAGACCATCGACGATGTCCTCACCAAGACCGAGGGCCAGGTCTCGACCGTTGGTGGCGTCATTGATCGCATCAACGAGGCCCTCCAGGCCGCCGCCGTCGAGAACGGCTTTGGCGATCAGGTCGTCGCCTCCATCAACGCCACTACGGGCGGCATCGACATCACCGACTCCAGCGGCACGCTCACCCTTTCCTTCGAGGACTACGTCGGACAGAACACGACAGAGGACCTGGGCCTCGTCTCGCCCACAGCCCCCTCCACCACCGTCTCTGGCCGTCGCATCCTCGCGGGTCTCAACTCCACCCTCACACGAAACCTCGGCGGCGGCACAGGCGTCGGAGGTGACGGGACTCTCAACATCACCGCTCGCGACGGCTTCGCCTTCAGCGTGAATCTCGATGACGAAGGCTCGGTCTCCGACGTCATCGCCGCCATCCAGAGCGCCTCGGGTGGACGACTCCGTGTCGCCCTCGACTCCAACGGCACCGGCCTCATCGTCAACGACCTCACCGGCTCCACCGCAAGCAACCTCATCATCGAGGGCACGCCCGGCGACGACTCTGCCGAGTCCCTGGGCCTTTCCACCGACGCCACAGGCGTCGCCGCCAGCACGCTCAACTCCTCCAATCTCCAGCACCGCTACATCACGCGATCGTCCTCGCTCCTCTTCACGCCCACCGGCCAGGCCATCGGCACCGGCGCCATCCGCATCACCGACTCCCAGGGCGCCAACGCCGAGTTCACCATCGACAACGCAACCTCCACCTACGGGCAACTCATCGACAAGATCAACGCCGCCAACCTCACCGTCTCCGCCCGCATCAACGCGCGAGGCGACGGGCTGGAACTCTTCGAGAACGTCGCCCCAGGAGCCGAGGGAACCGTCAAGATCAAGGTCGAAGACGTCACGGGTACCGTCGCCCGCCGCCTCAACATCCTCGGCGAGGCCACGGGCACCAACGCCGACAACCACATCGATGGCTCCTTCGAGCAGACCGTCACCCTCAGCGCCGCCGACAATCTCGAGACCGTCGCCCAGAAGATCAACGCCGCCAACCCCGGCGTTCGCGCCGCGGTCATTCGCGACGGCTCCTCCTCAGCCCCCTTCCGCCTCTCGCTCGCGAGCACCCAGGAAGGCCGCGCGGGACGCATGATCATCTCCTCCGCCTTCGACTTTGGCTTCCAAACCCTCGACGAGGGCGAGGACGCCCGCGTCTTCTTCGGCGCGAGCGACCCCGCGAGGGGCATCGCCGTCACCAGTTCCTCCAATCGCATCGACTCGCTGCTCCCAGGCGTGAAGATCGACCTTCGCGCCCCCACGGCCCAGGCCGAGACCGTCAACGTCGTCAGCGACTCCGACGCCGTCCGCGAAGGCGTCCAGTCCTTCGTCAATGCCTTCAACGACGTCGTCTCCAGAATCACCGAACTCACCAAGTACGACCAGGAGACCGAGCAGAAGGGCGCGCTCCTCGGCGACGGCACCACGCTCAATCTCCGAAACGATCTCTACCGCACCGTCCAGTCCGCCATCGTCGGCGCCTCGGGCACCTTCCGCCGACTCGAGGACATCGGCATCCGCATCGGCACCGGCGGCAAACTCGAGATCAACCAGGACCGCTTCGACGCCGCCATGGCCCAGGACGCCCAGGGTGTCGAATCGCTCTTCACCGCCCGCGAAATCGCCAGCGACCAGACCATCGAGATCTCCCCGGGGATCACGGCCCGCAACCCCAACTTCGGGTCCACCCTGACCACCCAGGGCGTCGCCGTCCAACTCGAGGAACTCGCCAAGAAATACGTCGATTCCACCTCGGGCACGCTGACTCTCCGCGTCCAGGGCGTGGACGCCCAGATCAAGATCCAGAACGACCAGATCGCCAGAGTCGATGCGAAACTCGTCTCACGCCGCCAGGTTCTGGAGGCCAAGTTCCTCGCCATGGAGAAGACCCTGGGCCAACTCCGCAATCAGCAGTCCGCCCTCGGGTCGCTCGGCCGAGGCTGA
- the fliS gene encoding flagellar export chaperone FliS, translating into MNNAIPKNASLTDQLAAVGTPARNANAYLRTRVLTASPEELRLMLLDGAIKFARQGRDGMAAHNHEATYLGISQCRNIVFELLTTIREDVAPELAQNVKALYTFLYSQLIDAHHDRDLEKLDKVIELLEYERETWVLLMQKLAEERGTGVASSQDQAATTLGVTTA; encoded by the coding sequence ATGAACAACGCCATACCAAAGAACGCTTCCCTCACCGATCAACTCGCCGCCGTTGGCACGCCCGCACGGAACGCCAACGCGTATCTGCGCACGCGCGTGCTCACGGCCTCGCCAGAGGAACTACGACTCATGCTCCTCGACGGCGCGATCAAGTTCGCCCGCCAGGGGCGCGACGGCATGGCCGCCCACAACCACGAGGCGACCTACCTCGGCATCTCCCAGTGCCGCAACATCGTTTTCGAGTTGCTCACCACGATCCGCGAGGATGTCGCGCCGGAACTCGCCCAGAACGTCAAGGCCCTCTACACCTTCCTCTACTCGCAACTCATCGACGCCCACCACGACCGTGACCTCGAGAAACTCGACAAGGTCATCGAACTCCTCGAGTACGAGCGCGAGACCTGGGTCCTTCTCATGCAAAAACTCGCCGAAGAGCGCGGCACGGGGGTCGCCTCATCCCAGGACCAGGCCGCGACCACGCTCGGCGTGACCACCGCCTGA
- the sthA gene encoding Si-specific NAD(P)(+) transhydrogenase, giving the protein MATKRYDLCVIGSGPAGQRCAIQAAKLGKRVCIVEQREVVGGVAVNTGTIPSKALREAILRALGRGSVAVRTDDFTNGKGVTFAKLLDSSNEVVKSEIDLCRRHLDSNGIEIITGVAQFRDANTVDAVGVHATTTIAADHFLIAVGTTPSRPKSIPFDNVNVVTSDEVLHMPHLPRSMIVVGGGVIGTEYASMLQSLGVRVTLVEGRPRLLDFVDAEITEALQYHLRQSGMTLRMGEKVVSIRYEKGDRNPLTRGDEFAEAFLESGKTLRADSLLYAVGRQGATAELNLGAAGLSADDRGRVRVDESFRTTVKHIFAAGDVIGFPALASTSMEQGRLAACAMFGERCDTNPAPLPYGIYSIPEISMVGWTEERLTAEGIPYEAGIAQYKEIARGQLVGDEIGILKLLIHQETRTILGVHALGTGATELIHIGQTAMAFNATVDYFVNTVFNYPTLAECYKVAAFNAVNKLRNM; this is encoded by the coding sequence ATCGCTACAAAACGCTATGACCTCTGCGTGATCGGCTCCGGCCCCGCGGGCCAGCGTTGTGCCATCCAGGCCGCCAAACTCGGCAAGCGTGTCTGCATCGTCGAGCAGCGCGAGGTCGTCGGCGGCGTCGCCGTCAACACCGGCACCATCCCCTCCAAGGCCCTCCGTGAGGCCATCCTCCGCGCCCTGGGCCGGGGCAGCGTCGCCGTCCGAACCGACGACTTCACCAACGGCAAGGGCGTCACATTCGCGAAACTCCTCGACTCCTCCAACGAGGTCGTCAAGAGTGAGATCGACCTTTGCCGGCGTCACCTCGACAGCAACGGCATCGAGATCATCACCGGCGTCGCCCAGTTCCGCGACGCCAACACCGTCGATGCCGTCGGCGTCCACGCCACCACCACCATCGCCGCCGATCACTTCCTGATCGCCGTCGGCACCACGCCCTCGCGCCCCAAGTCCATCCCCTTCGACAACGTCAACGTCGTCACCTCCGACGAGGTCCTCCACATGCCCCACCTCCCGCGATCCATGATCGTGGTCGGAGGCGGCGTCATCGGCACCGAATACGCCAGCATGCTCCAGTCCCTCGGCGTGCGCGTCACCCTCGTCGAGGGACGCCCCAGACTCCTCGACTTCGTCGACGCCGAAATCACCGAGGCCCTCCAGTACCACCTCCGCCAGTCCGGCATGACCCTTCGTATGGGCGAGAAAGTCGTCTCCATTCGCTACGAAAAAGGCGACAGAAACCCGCTGACCCGAGGCGACGAGTTCGCCGAAGCCTTCCTCGAATCCGGAAAGACCCTTCGTGCCGACAGCCTGCTCTACGCCGTCGGTCGCCAGGGCGCAACCGCCGAACTCAACCTCGGTGCCGCGGGCCTCTCCGCAGACGATCGTGGCCGCGTGCGCGTCGATGAGTCCTTCCGCACAACCGTCAAGCACATCTTCGCCGCAGGCGATGTCATTGGCTTCCCCGCCCTCGCCTCCACCAGCATGGAGCAGGGCCGCCTCGCCGCCTGTGCCATGTTCGGCGAGCGTTGCGACACCAACCCCGCCCCGCTTCCCTATGGCATCTACTCCATCCCCGAGATCTCCATGGTCGGCTGGACCGAGGAACGCCTCACCGCCGAGGGCATCCCCTACGAGGCCGGCATCGCCCAATACAAGGAAATCGCCCGCGGGCAACTCGTTGGCGACGAGATCGGCATCCTCAAACTCCTCATCCATCAGGAGACACGAACCATCCTCGGCGTCCACGCCCTGGGCACCGGCGCCACCGAACTCATCCACATCGGCCAGACCGCCATGGCTTTCAACGCCACCGTCGACTACTTCGTCAACACCGTCTTCAACTACCCAACCCTCGCCGAGTGCTACAAAGTCGCGGCCTTCAACGCGGTCAACAAACTCCGAAACATGTAG